Proteins encoded by one window of Cupriavidus sp. EM10:
- the rpsF gene encoding 30S ribosomal protein S6, whose protein sequence is MRHYEIVFIVHPDQSEQVPAMIERYKQLVTSQNGQIHRVEDWGRRQMAYMIQKLAKAHYVCLNIECGKDTLAELEHAFKFNDAVLRHLIVQTKKAETAPSPMMKEVQREEARKAAQTTTEGQAA, encoded by the coding sequence ATGCGTCATTACGAAATCGTATTTATCGTCCATCCGGACCAAAGTGAACAAGTGCCGGCGATGATCGAGCGTTACAAGCAGCTCGTCACGTCGCAAAATGGCCAGATCCATCGCGTGGAAGACTGGGGCCGTCGTCAAATGGCCTACATGATCCAGAAGCTGGCCAAGGCCCACTACGTTTGCCTGAACATCGAATGCGGCAAGGACACGCTGGCTGAACTGGAGCACGCGTTCAAGTTCAACGACGCCGTGCTGCGTCACCTGATCGTCCAGACCAAGAAGGCTGAAACCGCTCCGTCGCCGATGATGAAGGAAGTGCAGCGCGAAGAAGCCCGCAAGGCCGCGCAAACGACCACGGAAGGTCAGGCCGCCTGA
- the lexA gene encoding transcriptional repressor LexA: MATLTPRQQQIFDLIRDTIRNTGFPPTRAEIAAEFGFSSPNSAEEHLRALARKGVIELTPGASRGIRLKVARSDSEQSDQFTLPMAGVLQLTLPLVGRVAAGSPILAAEHIDRQYQVDASVFDERPDYLLRVRGLSMRDAGILDGDLLAVKKASEASNGKIVVARLGEDVTVKRLKKRGDTIELIAENPDFQNIVLHSGRDEFSLEGIAVGLIRSSGF, encoded by the coding sequence ATGGCGACCCTGACACCCCGGCAGCAGCAGATTTTCGATCTGATCCGCGACACGATCCGCAACACGGGTTTCCCCCCCACGCGCGCCGAGATCGCCGCCGAGTTCGGTTTTTCCTCGCCCAATTCGGCCGAGGAACACCTGCGGGCGCTGGCGCGCAAGGGCGTGATCGAACTCACGCCAGGCGCATCGCGCGGCATTCGCCTCAAGGTGGCACGCAGCGACTCGGAGCAGTCCGATCAATTCACCTTGCCGATGGCCGGCGTACTGCAACTGACGCTCCCGCTGGTAGGCCGCGTTGCCGCAGGCAGCCCGATCCTCGCGGCCGAGCATATCGATCGCCAATACCAGGTGGACGCCTCCGTTTTCGATGAGCGCCCTGACTACCTGCTACGCGTCCGCGGCCTGAGCATGCGCGACGCCGGCATCCTGGATGGCGATTTGCTGGCGGTAAAGAAAGCCAGCGAAGCGTCCAACGGCAAGATCGTCGTGGCGCGTCTGGGCGAGGATGTCACGGTCAAACGATTGAAAAAACGCGGCGACACGATCGAACTGATCGCCGAAAACCCCGATTTCCAGAACATCGTGCTCCATTCTGGCCGCGACGAGTTCTCCCTGGAAGGTATCGCTGTCGGCCTGATCCGATCGTCAGGCTTCTAG
- a CDS encoding replicative DNA helicase encodes MNAPAADPQLDNLKVPPHSIEAEQSVLGGLLLDNAAWDRIADFLSEADFYRFDHRVIFQSIARLISATKPADVITVFEMLQVAGKAEEVGGLAYLNSLAQNTPSAANIRRYAEIVRERSVLRKLVTVADDIASAAFAPKGREVRELLDEAESKVFAIAEEGSRGQKGFQEIQPLLTQVVERIDELYHRDSTTDVTGVPTGFIDLDRMTSGMQPGDLIIVAGRPSMGKTAFSLNIGEHVAVEQGLPVAVFSMEMAGVQLAMRMLGSVGRLDQHRLRTGRLLDEDWPRLTHSIQRMNDAQLFIDETPALNPMELRARSRRLARQCGQLGLIIIDYLQLMSGSGGGENRATEISEISRSLKGLAKELNCPVIALSQLNRSLEQRPNKRPVMSDLRESGAIEQDADVILFIYRDEVYNPDSQDKGTSEIIIGKQRNGPIGTVRLTFLGQFTKFDNFSGGPAFFDNDT; translated from the coding sequence ATGAACGCGCCCGCCGCAGATCCCCAACTAGACAACCTCAAGGTTCCTCCGCACTCGATCGAGGCCGAACAATCGGTGCTTGGCGGGTTGCTGCTGGATAACGCCGCCTGGGACCGCATTGCCGATTTCCTGTCCGAAGCCGATTTCTACCGCTTCGACCACCGGGTCATCTTCCAGAGCATTGCCCGGCTGATCTCGGCCACCAAGCCAGCGGACGTGATCACGGTCTTCGAAATGCTCCAGGTGGCCGGCAAGGCCGAGGAAGTGGGTGGGCTGGCCTACCTGAACTCGCTGGCCCAGAACACGCCGAGCGCGGCCAATATCCGCCGCTACGCCGAAATCGTGCGCGAGCGCTCGGTGCTGCGCAAGCTGGTGACCGTGGCTGACGACATCGCATCCGCAGCCTTCGCGCCCAAGGGCCGCGAGGTGCGCGAACTGCTCGACGAGGCCGAATCCAAGGTTTTTGCGATTGCCGAAGAGGGTTCGCGTGGCCAGAAAGGCTTCCAGGAGATCCAGCCGCTGCTGACGCAGGTGGTGGAGCGGATCGACGAGCTCTATCACCGTGATTCCACCACCGATGTGACCGGCGTGCCGACCGGCTTTATCGACCTGGACCGCATGACCAGCGGTATGCAGCCGGGCGACCTGATCATCGTCGCCGGCCGTCCGTCGATGGGTAAAACCGCGTTTTCGCTGAATATTGGCGAGCACGTGGCGGTGGAGCAGGGCCTGCCCGTGGCCGTGTTTTCGATGGAAATGGCCGGCGTGCAGCTGGCCATGCGTATGCTGGGTTCGGTGGGGCGCCTGGACCAGCACCGGCTGCGTACCGGCCGCCTGCTGGACGAGGACTGGCCGCGCCTGACGCACTCGATCCAGCGCATGAACGATGCGCAGCTGTTTATCGACGAGACGCCGGCGCTGAACCCGATGGAACTGCGGGCCCGGTCGCGGCGCCTGGCGCGCCAGTGTGGGCAGCTGGGCCTGATCATCATCGATTACCTGCAACTGATGTCGGGTTCGGGCGGCGGCGAGAACCGGGCGACCGAGATTTCGGAGATTTCGCGATCGCTGAAGGGGCTGGCCAAGGAACTCAACTGCCCCGTCATCGCGCTGTCGCAGCTGAACCGGAGCCTGGAGCAGCGCCCGAACAAGCGCCCCGTGATGTCCGATCTGCGTGAATCGGGCGCCATCGAACAGGATGCCGACGTGATCCTGTTCATTTATCGCGACGAAGTGTACAACCCCGATTCGCAGGACAAGGGGACGTCCGAAATCATCATCGGCAAGCAGCGTAATGGTCCGATCGGCACTGTTCGGCTCACGTTCCTGGGTCAATTCACGAAGTTCGACAACTTCAGCGGCGGTCCGGCGTTCTTCGACAACGACACCTGA
- the priB gene encoding primosomal replication protein N, with protein MNQLRLTATLAERDTLRYTPAGIPVVNCILQHAGEVMEAETPRQVEFAVVAMGIGPIGQRLERMPLGTLLDCEGFLARKHRNSKTLIFHITRCKAFEKD; from the coding sequence GTGAACCAGCTTCGGCTGACCGCCACGCTCGCCGAGCGAGACACGCTGCGCTATACGCCGGCCGGCATCCCTGTCGTCAACTGCATCCTGCAGCATGCCGGCGAGGTGATGGAGGCGGAAACGCCCCGGCAGGTGGAATTCGCAGTGGTGGCCATGGGCATCGGCCCGATCGGTCAGCGACTCGAGCGCATGCCGCTCGGCACGCTGCTGGACTGCGAAGGCTTTCTGGCCCGCAAGCACCGCAACAGCAAGACACTGATCTTTCACATCACTCGATGTAAAGCATTCGAAAAGGATTGA
- a CDS encoding asparaginase, which yields MSASPSPSPTLPRVVVLATGGTIAGSSGDPASSAQYQAATVPVSQLVQAVPALADVARIEAEQVAQVDSKDMTFGLWQTLAARVAYWCAQPDVAGIVITHGTDTLEETAMFLHLTQPCPVPVVITAAMRPATSLSADGPLNLLDAVRVAASADARGKGVLVVLNQQIHAGRDVTKAHTSAVDAFVSPATGPLGYVQDAYIRFTRTPARRGIELLPVPSAWPAVEIVVSHAQPGRVAVDALVSAGVKGMVVAATGNGSVHETLAAALADAAGAGVAVVRSSRTGAGHVSIPSRLAPRAGAFVSAGDLNPWKARVLLLLALAADPGLGVDAGRLQALFAAS from the coding sequence ATGTCAGCTTCCCCGTCGCCATCGCCCACTTTGCCCCGCGTCGTCGTGCTTGCCACGGGCGGCACCATTGCCGGATCGTCCGGCGACCCCGCCAGCAGTGCCCAGTACCAGGCGGCTACCGTGCCCGTGTCGCAACTGGTGCAGGCGGTTCCCGCGCTGGCCGATGTGGCGCGTATCGAGGCCGAGCAGGTGGCGCAGGTGGATAGCAAGGACATGACGTTCGGTCTTTGGCAGACACTGGCGGCGCGCGTGGCGTACTGGTGCGCCCAGCCTGACGTGGCCGGTATCGTGATCACGCACGGCACCGATACGCTTGAAGAAACGGCGATGTTCCTGCACCTGACGCAGCCGTGTCCGGTGCCGGTGGTGATCACGGCGGCCATGCGGCCGGCTACCTCGCTTTCGGCCGATGGACCGTTGAACCTGCTGGATGCGGTGCGCGTCGCGGCCAGTGCGGATGCGCGGGGCAAGGGCGTGCTGGTGGTCCTGAACCAGCAGATCCATGCCGGACGTGACGTGACCAAGGCGCACACGTCGGCGGTCGATGCCTTTGTCTCGCCGGCCACCGGTCCGCTCGGTTACGTGCAGGACGCCTATATTCGATTCACGCGCACGCCGGCGCGGCGCGGGATCGAACTTTTGCCCGTGCCATCGGCCTGGCCGGCGGTGGAAATCGTGGTCAGCCATGCCCAGCCGGGCAGGGTGGCCGTCGATGCGCTGGTATCGGCGGGCGTGAAGGGGATGGTGGTGGCCGCCACGGGCAACGGATCGGTTCATGAAACGCTGGCGGCGGCACTGGCCGACGCTGCGGGGGCCGGCGTCGCCGTGGTGCGAAGCTCGCGTACCGGTGCGGGTCATGTGTCGATACCGTCACGACTGGCGCCGCGGGCCGGGGCGTTCGTGTCGGCCGGCGATCTCAATCCCTGGAAGGCGCGCGTGCTGCTGCTGCTGGCACTGGCCGCCGACCCCGGGCTGGGTGTCGATGCCGGGCGCCTGCAGGCGCTGTTTGCTGCCTCTTGA
- the rpsR gene encoding 30S ribosomal protein S18, which yields MAFVKRDNKNKKRFQQQNPLFKRKRFCRFTVAGVEQIDYKDLDTLKDFIGDNGKITPARLTGTKAHYQRQLDTAIKRARFLALMPYTDLHKN from the coding sequence ATGGCATTCGTCAAACGTGACAACAAGAACAAGAAGCGCTTCCAGCAACAGAATCCGCTGTTCAAGCGCAAGCGCTTCTGCCGCTTCACCGTGGCTGGCGTCGAACAGATCGACTACAAGGATCTGGACACGCTGAAGGACTTCATCGGCGACAACGGCAAGATCACGCCGGCTCGCCTGACCGGTACCAAGGCTCACTATCAGCGTCAGCTGGATACGGCCATCAAGCGCGCCCGCTTCCTGGCGCTGATGCCGTACACCGACCTGCACAAGAACTGA
- the rplI gene encoding 50S ribosomal protein L9 produces MQVILLEKVINLGNLGDIVRVKDGYARNFLIPTKRARRATQTAIAEFEVKRAELEKAAAEKLAASQAEGEKLNGLTVQITQKSGVDGRLFGSVTNADIAAALEGQGFKVEKSQVRLPNGPLKLVGDYAVGVSLHTDVLVDITVSVLGEHV; encoded by the coding sequence ATGCAAGTCATTCTGCTGGAAAAAGTCATCAACCTGGGCAATCTGGGCGACATCGTTCGCGTGAAGGACGGTTACGCACGTAACTTCCTGATCCCGACCAAGCGCGCTCGCCGTGCCACGCAAACCGCCATCGCCGAATTCGAAGTGAAGCGCGCCGAGCTGGAAAAGGCCGCCGCCGAGAAGCTGGCTGCTTCGCAAGCCGAAGGCGAGAAGCTGAACGGCCTGACCGTCCAGATCACCCAGAAGTCGGGTGTGGACGGCCGTCTGTTCGGTTCGGTGACCAACGCCGACATCGCCGCCGCCCTGGAAGGCCAAGGTTTCAAGGTCGAGAAGTCGCAAGTGCGTCTGCCGAACGGCCCGCTGAAGCTGGTGGGCGACTACGCCGTTGGCGTGTCGCTGCACACCGATGTGCTGGTCGACATCACCGTTTCGGTGCTGGGCGAGCACGTCTAA